CGTAGCCCAGGCAAAATACTGGGAGAATCAGGGCGCAAGATACCTGCATGTAGTTGACCTTGATGGCGCATTCAGTGGAATGCCCAAGAACTTTGATCTGATTAAAGATATCTGCAGCCAGCTCAGCATTCCCGTGCAGCTTGGTGGCGGTATCCGCGATATTGAAACCGCGTCCAAGTACCTTGAAGCCGGTGTAAGGCGGCTCATCATTGGTACTATGGCCCTAGAAGACGAAGAAACTTTCGCTGCTCTTTGTGCCAAGTTTCCCGGCCAGATCGGGGTTTCCCTTGACGCGGTTAACGGCCAGCTCAAGTCTCGTGGATGGGTCGAAGATGCTGGTATCTCCATCTTCGATATCATCCCCCGCATTGAAGCAGCCGGGGCAGCATTCATCATCTACACCGACATCAGCCGCGACGGCATGCAGACCGGTGTAAACGTGCTTGCTATGTCTGAGCTTTGCGCCAAGACCAAACTCCCTGTTATTGCAGCCGGCGGTGTAGCAACTCTTGAAGACGTTATCAATCTCCAGCCTCTGGTTTCCAAAGGTCTGGAAGGTGCTGTCTCCGGTCAGGCTATCTACACCGGGACTTTGAACTTCGCCGAAGCCATCGAGTGGATTGAGAACAACTAGTAAAGCTTGAAGCTTTTAATTCTACATGATATTTGTTTTCAATTAGTGGAGATTAAACCCAATCCTGAAAATACAATTATCCAGATTGAATAAAGGAGATTGATTATGAAAAAAGTAGAAGTTAAAGGCATGAGCTGCATGCATTGCGTAGGGTCCGTAGAAAAGGCTCTCAGCTCGCTTGAAGGCGTTTCTGATGTCAAGGTAAGCCTTGATGACGCATGCGCTACATACGAAGAAACCAGCCCTGTTGACGAAGACCTGATCAAGGAAACCATCAACAAGATCGGTTTTGAGGCTGGCGAAGTTAAGTAGTTTTTGTTTGATACGAAAATTTAAAAGCCCCGCGCTCTGATGAGTGCGGGGCTTTTTAGAATCAAATTTATTTAGGTTTTAATTTAAAAATTCAGGAATAACTATGAG
Above is a genomic segment from Maridesulfovibrio sp. containing:
- the hisA gene encoding 1-(5-phosphoribosyl)-5-[(5-phosphoribosylamino)methylideneamino]imidazole-4-carboxamide isomerase, with protein sequence MILFPAVDIKDGVCVRLSQGQADAVTVFSSDPVAQAKYWENQGARYLHVVDLDGAFSGMPKNFDLIKDICSQLSIPVQLGGGIRDIETASKYLEAGVRRLIIGTMALEDEETFAALCAKFPGQIGVSLDAVNGQLKSRGWVEDAGISIFDIIPRIEAAGAAFIIYTDISRDGMQTGVNVLAMSELCAKTKLPVIAAGGVATLEDVINLQPLVSKGLEGAVSGQAIYTGTLNFAEAIEWIENN
- a CDS encoding heavy metal-associated domain-containing protein, coding for MKKVEVKGMSCMHCVGSVEKALSSLEGVSDVKVSLDDACATYEETSPVDEDLIKETINKIGFEAGEVK